From the Chitinophagales bacterium genome, the window AGCAACATAATAAAAGCCGGTTTTCCATTTATCGTTATAGCTACGAGTGCCTTCGGGAGTTACTAATACTACCAGTTCTTTTCTCTCGTTGAATAAATCAATCATGGCATCGGTCATGCTTCGTCTTTCTTCGCCTTCTTTGCGCGGGCTACGGTCTATAGCAATGCCGCCAAGTGGCCCTACAAGCAAGTTGAAAGGAAACTTCATCCATTCTTTTTTTACGGTAAAGCGAACAGGAATACCCATAAGGTAAAAAGCTGCACGGGCGAGCGGTAAATCCCAATTGCTAGTATGCGGCACAGCCAACATTACAGCACGGTTAAAGTTCTTTGGATTTAAGCCATTCAGATTCATTTTCCAGCCCATTATTTTCATAAAAAGGGTACTGAAAAAATACATCATTGAATCAAATTTTAAAGTGCTTAATTAAACAGGAATGGTGAAATTGCCACGTTTTATGCAATTTTTTCTACCTGCATAAAGGTAACTTCTACCGGAGTTTTTCTGCCAAAGATTTTCACTTCTACTTTCAATTTTTTCTTGTCGTTGTGAATTTCCTCGATAGAACCGATAAATCCATTAAAAGGACCATCAATAATTTTAACATCTTCGTTAATAATAAAAGGCTCTGCCAATTGTTCTCCGGAGTCTAGTAATTCATCTGCTTTTCCAAGGAGTTTAAGTTCTTCTGCATGGCTAAGTGTGCCAAGGTATTGCAGCACTCCGTGTACTTGCTTTATTTGTCCTAAAATATCGTTGTTAATTCGGGCAATATCAACTTCCATATAGATATAGCCAGGAAACATATTCTTTTCCTTAATAGATTTTTTCCCATTCTTAATGGTATAAATCTTTTCGGTAGGGATAAGGATATTTGAAATGATATCATCCCACTTCGCACGGGTTATTTCTAACTTAATGTGGTCTTTTATTTTCTTTTCCTGCCCGCTGATAACGCGCACTACATACCACTTTTTCCCTTCGCTCATGGCTTTATTTTACTATGATTTTGTAAAGATTTTCTAATCCGATTTTGCTTGCAATATCCATTGCAGAAACCACAATCGAAATAAGAACTGTAGCTATTAAAACCACCACAGCGCTTTGTTGTAGCTCTGCAGCAGTAGGCCAAGTTACTTTATGAAGTAATTCATCGTAAGCTTCCTGAAAATAAAGTTTAATTTTATCCATAACTTTTTGGTTTGAAACTCAATAAAGTTTCTTAGCACGGGCACAAGGATTCGAACCCTGATCAAAGGTTTTGGAGACCTCTATTCTACCATTGAACTATGCCCGTAGAAATTTTAGCCCGCAAATATACGAAGCCAATGAACTTATACAAGTGTATTTTAAAAATAGATATTTTAAGGTGTTGGCAACCACTTTAAAAGAATTTTAATCTTATTGTGCGATAATTAAGAATAGATTTTATTTTCGCCACCGTTTAAAATATCTCTACATGACATCTTTGAATATACACAAGATTTTACGTGCAGTTTTCTTTTCACTCTTTTTACTAATTGGTGTTAATGCAAGTGCCAGCCATATTATGGGTGCCAATATTACCTATGAGTGTGCAGGGCCGGGTCGTTACATTGTAGTACTCACCATGTTTCGCGATTGTGGTGGTATAGCAGCTGAAGGTAGCCAAGTACTAAATTACAAGTCTGCTCAATGCGGTGTTAATAGCAGCATTACACTTAGTAAATTTGCAGGCCCTATTGATGTAACACCTATTGCACAGTCGTGCGGTATTCCATCTAAATGTGCTAGCAGCAGCGGGCAGTACGGTGTGCAAAAAGTAGTGTATAGGGGTACGCTTACTTTGCCAGCTGGCTGTGGAAACGATTGGGTTCTATGGTGGGATTTGTGCTGTAGAAATGCAGCCATCAATACATTAAGCAATGCTGCCAACCAAAGTACTTACATTGAAACCAAATTGGACAATACTTTAAGTGTATGTAATAACTCTCCGGTATTCTTAAATGACCCCATTGCTTATTACTGTGTAAATCAAAATGTAATATACAATCACGGAGTAACCGATGCAGATGGTGATTCATTAGTATTTTCACTTATTGCTCCACGCGATATAAATGGTGTGCAGGTAACTTATAGCACTCCATACGGACCTACGAATCCAATAGCTACAGCTTCTGGCTTTAATTTAAATTCCGCTAATGGAGATATTACTTTTACACCAACTCAGGTGCAAACAGGCGTTACTGCCGTATTGGTTCAGGAATATAGAAATGGAGTATTGATTGGTTCTATTGTACGCGATATTCAGTTTACAATATTGAACTGCAATAATAACCTTCCCACTGCAAGTGGTATCAACGGAACTAATAGTTATGTAGATTCAATATGTGCCGGGGCGCAAATATCGTTCACAGTAAATAGTGCAGATGCAGATGCCGGACAAATAGTGAGCATGTCGTGGAATAACGCTATAGTAGGCGCAAGTTTTACTACTACTACGGGTAATCGTCCTACAGGAACCTTTTCTTGGACACCTCCATTAAATACACCAACCGGTAACTATATTTTTACGGTGAAAGTGGAAGACAATGCTTGTCCTTTAAGAGGAAGCAATATTTACTCTTATACAGTATATGTAAAACCCAATCCTAACCCTCCGGTTGTAGGTGGTGGAAGCCAAACAATTTGTGAAGGACAACAAGTTACACTTTCTGCTACTACACAAGCTACCAATGGTGTAGCTTATTCATGGACAGATGGGCAAACCACTTTCCCTGGGCAAACTGTAACAGTTTCGCCTCTTACAACAACAGTTTATACAGTAAGTTTATCTTATACCGATGGATGTACTTCATCAGATAATGTATTGGTGAAAGTAAACAATAAGCCAACAGTAGTAGTGTTTCCTCCGGCTCCAACTATTTGTGCAGGAGGCTCTATTCAATTAACTGCAAGCAGCCCAACTGCTACAGGCTTTACTTGGACACCTACTGGTGCCGGTTTAAGTTGTACCAACTGTGCAAGTCCAATTGCTTCACCTTCTACAACCACAACATATCAGGTAGTTGGTACAGATGCTTCTAATTGCCCAAGCGATCCGGTTTCGGTTACAGTTACAACTAGTACACCTCCGCCTTCGGCAAGTTGTGAAGTTATTTATGTTACTACTGCGGGTACTGGAGATGGTACGCAACAAAACCCAACTAATTTGGGCGATGCATTGGGCAAAGCTCGCTGCAATAACTCATGGATAAAAATGGCAGTTGGCACTTACGGTATAGATACTGCAATTACCAATATCTCAAGCTATACTACATTGGAGGGTGGTTATGATCCTACAACATGGACAAAATCGAGCCAGCCAGGTCTTACCAAAATTTTCAGAGGTACTAATAATGTTGAAGGCTTGCCCAATGCACCACGTTTAGTAGCTATTTATTTGAATTCTGCTGCTTATGTACGTTTCCAAGATATTACTATTGAAACTGCCGATGCGCCTTTGAGTTCCGGTTATGGTATTTCAACTTATGGAATACATATGACTAATTGCTCAAATTATGATTTTGTAAGAACACAGATTATAGCAGGTGATGCTTCAGCCGGTGCAAGCGGTGCAAGCGGCAATAATGGTACAAATGGGGCTAATGGTATTACGGCAAGTGGAAGAAATGGAGCTTCGGCTCCGGCAGGTCCTAATGCAGGAGGTGCCGGTGGTAGAGGAGGTTCCGGAGGCTTTTTCTCCGGAAATGATGGCAATGCTGGTAGTAGTGGATCTGGCCCTAACCCCGGATTTGGTGGTGCTAAAGGAAATGGAGCATCTGGATGTGCCGCTACTTTTGGTAATTCAAGCAATTATGGCAAACCAGGTGGTAATGGAGGTAGTGGAACTGCTGGTTCAACAGGTGCTAACAACACATTGCCCGGAACATTTGTAAGCGGATTCTTTAATCCGGCTGCACAAGGTGGTAATGGTACTAGCGGTACCGATGGTTCTGGTGGCGGTGGTGGCGGTGGTAATGGAGGTGCTAGTGCCGATACTGATGGTGGTGGCGGTGGCTCCGGTGGTTCCGGAGGTATGGGCGGACAAGGTGGTGCTGGTGGTTATGGCGGTGGTGCCAGTTTTGGAGTGTACTTATATAATAATGGTACAGCAGGTAACTTTACTCAAACCAACGTAGCAGTTGGTACAGCCGGAGCCGGAGGAGCCGGAGGAACTGGAGGAGTAGGGGGAACCGGAGGAACTGGAGGCGGTGGTTACCAAGATGGTTTTGGCGGCTTATGCGATAATGATACAGGAAATGGTGGAAATGGTGGAAATGGCGGAAATGGTGGTGCCGGTGGTAGCAGTGTTGCTGGTATAGCTCGCAATCTTTATTTTGATGGAGGTAATGCAGCAGCAACAAACGATACTGCATTTAACTTATCTGCACAGCAAATCATTACTGTTACCAATACTAGTTGTACTAATACCCAAATAACATTTAATGAGCAAAATAGTCAGCAAGGCAATTGGGATTTTGGTGCAAATGCTACACCTCAAACAGCTACAGCTACTCCAAGTACAATAGTATATACTAATACCGGTAGAAAGGATATTACTTTTGGAAGTAATTTCTACGCAGGATTTGCCAATATAGCTATCAATCAGGCTTCATATATTCCTGATATCGTAACAACTGCTAATCAGTTTGCTACCGATTCTTTCTTTGTATGTGCAGGTGAGGCTGCTACTTTCCAAGCCCAAATAAATGGAGCTACCAGTTACGATTGGGATTTTGGCGGAGCTCTTACTCCTTCAACTTATACAGGTGCTCAATACCAAACACTTACTAATTTAGTTTTCAGCACTCCTGGAACTTATGAAATTAGACTTAGAATATTTTCAGATTGCTGCGGTTTTTCTCCATATAAAACGGTGTATTTAAGAGTAGATCCACAGCCAAGTTTACAGCTTTCGGGACCTAACTTTTTATGTTCAGGTACGGATGTTACGCTTACTGCAACCGGAGCACATGCTTACACTTGGACTCCCGGATTTGGTTTGTCTTCAACTACCGATAGCGTAGTAGTTGCTGCTCCAACTTCTACAGTTACTTATACAGTGGTGGGTACTGCTGCAAATGGAGTTTGCCGTGCAGTAGATAGCATTACTGTAAATGTAGCTCCAACACCTACTATTACATTTAATGCGGTAGATGCCAATTGCGGTAACGATGGTGCTATTACTGCTATTCCGGCACCACAAGGAAATTACAATTACTTGTGGGATGATTCTTTTGCTTCGCAAACGCCTAATCTCACCAATATCTTAGCGGGTGTTTATACCGTTACAGTAACCGATGCAGTTTCGGGTTGTAGTGCAGTAAAATCTGGTTTTGTGAATCCGGGAGCTAGTAGCTTAATTGCATTTGTAGATAGCACTAAAGGTGTTTCTTGTTATGCTGCTTGTAATGGATTTGCGCATGTGCGTGCAATAAACGGTGTAGGCCCATTCACATATTTGTGGAGTAATGGAAGCACTGCCGATACTGCACATAATCTTTGTGCAGGAACATACGCAGTTACCATAACAGGTTCTAACCAATGTTTTTCTGTTGCAAATGTTACTATTACTCAAACTGATACTTTAATTGCAGAAATTCGTGATAAGGGCGACAATGCTTGTTGGTATGATGCAAAAGGATATGCTTGGGCAAATGGACATGGCGGTTTAGGACCATTTACTTATACTTGGAACGATCCACTTGCTCAAGATTCAAGTTGGGCATTAAATCTTGCTACCGGTACCTATTCTGTTACAGTTCAAGATAGAAATGGCTGTACAGCATCTACTTCGGTAACTATTGATGCTCCGGATTCTTTGCAATTGAATGCTACCGTTAGAAGTATAACTTGTAATGATGCTAACAATGGTTTAATTACACTTGCACCAAGCGGTGGCACTACACCATATTCAGTACAGTGGACTCCTTCTTCATTTACAGGCTTATCACTAACAGGTTTACAAGCCGGAACTTATACTGTTACAATTACAGACAGCAGTGGTTGTACCAATACAGAAAGCTATGTGATTGTAAACCCTTCACCGCTTACTGCTAATGTAACATTCGCTAATGTAAAATGCGATCAGGCAAACTCCGGATATGTTGCCATTAACCCAACCGGAGGCACACCGGGTTATACTTATGTTTGGAACCCTGCAGTTACACAGTCAAATGATTCTGCTATCAATTTGGGTGCAGGTACCTATAATTTTGTAGTAACAGATGCTAATGGCTGTAGCGCTACTGGAAGCCAAGCTATTACACAGCCGCCACTCATAAATACAACTCCGGTAACCGGAACTCCAAACATTTGTTTTGGAAGAGCTGATGGCACCATATCGTTCCCGGCTACTGGCGGCACTCCTCCATTAAACTATATTGTGGATAACGGTACACAACAATTTACTAGTACAGATGGCACATTCACAGGTTTACCTGCCGGAAACTATACTGCAAGAATTACAGATGCAGGAGGTTGTGATATAACCGTAGGTACCTATAATGTTTTGGCTGCTGCAAGAGATGAATTTAATTTAGTAGTAGATTCTACTTCTTGTTTTGGAAATTTTGCTGATGGAAAAGTTACTATCGTAAATGTAAATGCGGCTAATCCACCTTACGAGTTTTCATTTAATGGTGGTGCATTTGGTACCGATACATTCTTTGATAGTTTAGATAATGGTGTTTATACAGTAGTGGTTAAAAACAAAAACTTCTGTGTAGATACATACAGTGTAGCTGTTTTTGAGCCTGCTCAGATTTTAGCATCAATTACACCGGCCGATGATACTATTTTCTTAAACTTGGGTGAAACTGTAACACTTTCTACTACTGTGCAAAATGTTTCATCACCTGTTTATGAATGGACTCCGGTAAGCGGTTTAAACTGTACAGATTGTCCGGATCCAACAATTAAGCCAATTGTACACCAATACTATACTGTAAAAGTGCGCGATGCTAATAACAGTAATAATGAATGTTTTGGTGTGGCTTCTACATTCTTGTATGTAGCTACAAAAACCAAAATGCCAAATGTGTTTACACCAAACAGCGATGGTAAAAACGATAAATTTTTCCCTGTATCTAATTATGCTCCTGAAGTTTCTGCATTTAGAGTATATAACCGTTGGGGACAATTAGTGCACGATACTAACGAAGGGTGGGATGGCTCATTTAAAGGAGCACAACAGCCTGCAGGAGTGTACGATTATTACATTGTTTATTATGAAGAAGATGCTGCTAAACCTGGTGAAAAAATTGAGGTGAAAAAGCAAGGCAGTGTTACTTTGTTGAGATAATAACCACACTTTAAAATTTAAAAGTCCGCCCGGTTTGTTGGCGGACTTTTTTTTGCTTCTATTGTAGCGGAATGGAAAGAAAATTTCTCATTATTCGGTTTTCTTCAATTGGCGATATTGTGTTTACCACCCCGGTAATCAGATGTTTGCGAAAGCAGTATCCCGATGCCGAAATTCATTTTCTTACCAAGCCGGAAAACAAGATTATTATTGAAGGCAACCCGTATCTTAATAAAATTCTGCTGCTTCAAGAGTCGCTGTTTAAAACCATTTCAATGTTGCGGGAAGAGAAGTATGATGCCGTCATAGATTTACATCACAATCTGCGAACATACATTATTAAAGCACTTTTATTAAGGCCGTGCTATTCGGTTGAGAAACTGAACTGGGAAAAGTTTTTGATGGTAAATTTTCACTACGATACTTTACCAAAAAACTTGCATGTGTTTGAACGCAATCTGGCAACTGTTGCGCCATTAGGAGTAAAGAATGATGGTGAGGGAATGGATTATTTTATTGCTCAAAAGCATGAGGTGGCAGTTGAAAATTATGGATTGCATGCGGGCAATTATATAGCCTGGGTGGTGGGAGCTAAGCACTTTACCAAAATATTGCCGATTGAGAAAGTACAGGATACCATAGCATTATTTCAGCAGCACTTTCCCGATAAGCAAATTGTGTTGCTCGGAGGTAAAGAGGATGTGGATTTTGGAGGCGAAGTACATCGCACATTTTCTAAAAATGTACACAATTTTTGCGGTAAGTTTAATTTGAGTCAGAGTGTTTCTATATTGAGCAAAAGTACATTGGTAATTGCTGGCGATACCGGTTTGCTGCATATTGCAGTTGCATTAGGCAAGCCTGTGGTTTCGCTTTGGGGAAGTACTATTCCTGAATTTGGTGTGTTCCCTCGATATGGAAAAAGTAAAGCACAGCCACATGCTATTATTGAAATCAATAATTTAGCGTGCCGCCCTTGTACTAAATTTGGTAAAAGCGCTTGCCCTCAAAAGCATTTTATGTGTATGAAAAGTATTGATGCCATGCAAATCGTAAATGCCATTCACGATATTTTGAAGCAAGGCTAATAATCAATTTCAATATCGTATTTATCTAAGAGCGTGGCCGCACCACTCAGTGAAAATTTGGCTTTTCTCACTTTGTTTTCATCGGGGTTGATGGTGAAATTGTAGGCAGTTCTAAAATCGCAATGTTCAAGTATTGTGGAGTCGAAGATTGTATGTTGAAGGTTGCAGTCGTTGAAAGCAGCGTTGGATAAATCGGCCTCTGCAAAGTCGCATTCTATAAGTTCACAGTGTGTGAAGATGGTTTTCTTCAATTTAGTTTTATAGAAAGAAGCGTGATTAAGCACACAAGAATGAAAGGTGAAAGAAAGTGCAAATTCATGGCAACTATCGAACCTAATTCCAAGCATTTTGCAGTTTTGGAATTGTATATTTCTGAATGCTGTTTTATGCGTTTTTACTAAACTTAAATTGCATTCATTAAAAGTACAATCAATAAACTTATACTCCGAAAGGTTACTTTCTGCAAAGTTACACTGGTTGAAGTTACAGTTTTCGTATTCGCCTTTAGGTAAGGTTTCGGGAGATGCAGTAAGTTTTGAAAATGTTTGGTTTTGGAAATAGTTTTCAGCCATAATTCTTTTAATAGTGTTTGTTGCATCGGTGAAATACAGAGATAAAAATATACAGTAATAAACAATGTTATATTCGCTACAAAATTAGGGCTATGGATTTTTTGAAAGATCTTTTTCAGTTTATGATGGAGCGC encodes:
- a CDS encoding 1-acyl-sn-glycerol-3-phosphate acyltransferase, encoding MMYFFSTLFMKIMGWKMNLNGLNPKNFNRAVMLAVPHTSNWDLPLARAAFYLMGIPVRFTVKKEWMKFPFNLLVGPLGGIAIDRSPRKEGEERRSMTDAMIDLFNERKELVVLVTPEGTRSYNDKWKTGFYYVALGAKVPIALGYLDYAKKEAGVGLVFQPTGDMEADMQCIMDFYRDIKGKYPAKFTTDKEFDKKRKQ
- the nusG gene encoding transcription termination/antitermination factor NusG, translated to MSEGKKWYVVRVISGQEKKIKDHIKLEITRAKWDDIISNILIPTEKIYTIKNGKKSIKEKNMFPGYIYMEVDIARINNDILGQIKQVHGVLQYLGTLSHAEELKLLGKADELLDSGEQLAEPFIINEDVKIIDGPFNGFIGSIEEIHNDKKKLKVEVKIFGRKTPVEVTFMQVEKIA
- the secE gene encoding preprotein translocase subunit SecE, whose translation is MDKIKLYFQEAYDELLHKVTWPTAAELQQSAVVVLIATVLISIVVSAMDIASKIGLENLYKIIVK
- a CDS encoding gliding motility-associated C-terminal domain-containing protein; this encodes MTSLNIHKILRAVFFSLFLLIGVNASASHIMGANITYECAGPGRYIVVLTMFRDCGGIAAEGSQVLNYKSAQCGVNSSITLSKFAGPIDVTPIAQSCGIPSKCASSSGQYGVQKVVYRGTLTLPAGCGNDWVLWWDLCCRNAAINTLSNAANQSTYIETKLDNTLSVCNNSPVFLNDPIAYYCVNQNVIYNHGVTDADGDSLVFSLIAPRDINGVQVTYSTPYGPTNPIATASGFNLNSANGDITFTPTQVQTGVTAVLVQEYRNGVLIGSIVRDIQFTILNCNNNLPTASGINGTNSYVDSICAGAQISFTVNSADADAGQIVSMSWNNAIVGASFTTTTGNRPTGTFSWTPPLNTPTGNYIFTVKVEDNACPLRGSNIYSYTVYVKPNPNPPVVGGGSQTICEGQQVTLSATTQATNGVAYSWTDGQTTFPGQTVTVSPLTTTVYTVSLSYTDGCTSSDNVLVKVNNKPTVVVFPPAPTICAGGSIQLTASSPTATGFTWTPTGAGLSCTNCASPIASPSTTTTYQVVGTDASNCPSDPVSVTVTTSTPPPSASCEVIYVTTAGTGDGTQQNPTNLGDALGKARCNNSWIKMAVGTYGIDTAITNISSYTTLEGGYDPTTWTKSSQPGLTKIFRGTNNVEGLPNAPRLVAIYLNSAAYVRFQDITIETADAPLSSGYGISTYGIHMTNCSNYDFVRTQIIAGDASAGASGASGNNGTNGANGITASGRNGASAPAGPNAGGAGGRGGSGGFFSGNDGNAGSSGSGPNPGFGGAKGNGASGCAATFGNSSNYGKPGGNGGSGTAGSTGANNTLPGTFVSGFFNPAAQGGNGTSGTDGSGGGGGGGNGGASADTDGGGGGSGGSGGMGGQGGAGGYGGGASFGVYLYNNGTAGNFTQTNVAVGTAGAGGAGGTGGVGGTGGTGGGGYQDGFGGLCDNDTGNGGNGGNGGNGGAGGSSVAGIARNLYFDGGNAAATNDTAFNLSAQQIITVTNTSCTNTQITFNEQNSQQGNWDFGANATPQTATATPSTIVYTNTGRKDITFGSNFYAGFANIAINQASYIPDIVTTANQFATDSFFVCAGEAATFQAQINGATSYDWDFGGALTPSTYTGAQYQTLTNLVFSTPGTYEIRLRIFSDCCGFSPYKTVYLRVDPQPSLQLSGPNFLCSGTDVTLTATGAHAYTWTPGFGLSSTTDSVVVAAPTSTVTYTVVGTAANGVCRAVDSITVNVAPTPTITFNAVDANCGNDGAITAIPAPQGNYNYLWDDSFASQTPNLTNILAGVYTVTVTDAVSGCSAVKSGFVNPGASSLIAFVDSTKGVSCYAACNGFAHVRAINGVGPFTYLWSNGSTADTAHNLCAGTYAVTITGSNQCFSVANVTITQTDTLIAEIRDKGDNACWYDAKGYAWANGHGGLGPFTYTWNDPLAQDSSWALNLATGTYSVTVQDRNGCTASTSVTIDAPDSLQLNATVRSITCNDANNGLITLAPSGGTTPYSVQWTPSSFTGLSLTGLQAGTYTVTITDSSGCTNTESYVIVNPSPLTANVTFANVKCDQANSGYVAINPTGGTPGYTYVWNPAVTQSNDSAINLGAGTYNFVVTDANGCSATGSQAITQPPLINTTPVTGTPNICFGRADGTISFPATGGTPPLNYIVDNGTQQFTSTDGTFTGLPAGNYTARITDAGGCDITVGTYNVLAAARDEFNLVVDSTSCFGNFADGKVTIVNVNAANPPYEFSFNGGAFGTDTFFDSLDNGVYTVVVKNKNFCVDTYSVAVFEPAQILASITPADDTIFLNLGETVTLSTTVQNVSSPVYEWTPVSGLNCTDCPDPTIKPIVHQYYTVKVRDANNSNNECFGVASTFLYVATKTKMPNVFTPNSDGKNDKFFPVSNYAPEVSAFRVYNRWGQLVHDTNEGWDGSFKGAQQPAGVYDYYIVYYEEDAAKPGEKIEVKKQGSVTLLR
- a CDS encoding glycosyltransferase family 9 protein, with the translated sequence MERKFLIIRFSSIGDIVFTTPVIRCLRKQYPDAEIHFLTKPENKIIIEGNPYLNKILLLQESLFKTISMLREEKYDAVIDLHHNLRTYIIKALLLRPCYSVEKLNWEKFLMVNFHYDTLPKNLHVFERNLATVAPLGVKNDGEGMDYFIAQKHEVAVENYGLHAGNYIAWVVGAKHFTKILPIEKVQDTIALFQQHFPDKQIVLLGGKEDVDFGGEVHRTFSKNVHNFCGKFNLSQSVSILSKSTLVIAGDTGLLHIAVALGKPVVSLWGSTIPEFGVFPRYGKSKAQPHAIIEINNLACRPCTKFGKSACPQKHFMCMKSIDAMQIVNAIHDILKQG
- a CDS encoding pentapeptide repeat-containing protein is translated as MAENYFQNQTFSKLTASPETLPKGEYENCNFNQCNFAESNLSEYKFIDCTFNECNLSLVKTHKTAFRNIQFQNCKMLGIRFDSCHEFALSFTFHSCVLNHASFYKTKLKKTIFTHCELIECDFAEADLSNAAFNDCNLQHTIFDSTILEHCDFRTAYNFTINPDENKVRKAKFSLSGAATLLDKYDIEIDY